One genomic window of Salvelinus alpinus chromosome 9, SLU_Salpinus.1, whole genome shotgun sequence includes the following:
- the LOC139584090 gene encoding P2Y purinoceptor 1-like: MAIHGLSSAHTVQFLPLNQSEAFCSRFENGQWYCYVILVLFTFALPLGILGNVAAVLNYTCFRRTSSLSTSNVFLLNLALCDSAWTLTLPFTIYFSLQKPFLRDIQIFCQLRKIFFNINIYGSIFFLTLISFDRYAGTVHPISSLRWWDACKAKLCCVCVWIFLFLGCIPDLFVTFAFQRPGNVTVCMDHIQGPFVFVKTISIIKTLVGFTLPFSVMLAFYGMTVKVLRGLPRGKRRGGGGQWVGKPLMLITAALLVFVVSFMPYHVMMMTLVFMRINDQVTPANVHVLYASYEFFEAMCSVSSCLDPVLYILASDRFQKRLQALRRGQYRGLCCRRSRRVAVEG, from the coding sequence ATGGCCATCCATGGTCTTTCCTCAGCCCACACAGTGCAATTCCTGCCCCTGAACCAGTCGGAGGCGTTCTGCAGTCGGTTTGAGAATGGCCAGTGGTACTGCTACGTCATCCTGGTCCTCTTCACCTTTGCCCTGCCCCTGGGAATCCTGGGTAATGTGGCAGCGGTGCTAAACTATACCTGCTTCAGGAGGACCAGCAGTCTGTCCACCAGCAACGTGTTCCTACTCAACCTGGCCCTGTGTGACTCAGCCTGGACCCTCACCCTGCCCTTCACCATCTACTTCAGCCTCCAGAAGCCCTTCCTCAGGGACATCCAGATCTTCTGCCAGCTCAGGAAGATCTTCTTCAACATCAACATCTACGGGAGTATCTTCTTCCTCACTCTGATCAGCTTCGACCGCTACGCCGGCACCGTGCACCCCATCAGCTCCCTCAGGTGGTGGGACGCTTGCAAAGCCAAGCTCTGCTGCGTCTGCGTCTGGATCTTCCTCTTCCTGGGCTGCATCCCCGACCTCTTTGTGACCTTCGCCTTCCAGAGACCGGGGAACGTGACCGTGTGCATGGACCACATCCAGGGTCCGTTCGTCTTTGTCAAAACCATCTCCATCATCAAGACTCTGGTGGGCTTCACCTTGCCGTTCAGTGTCATGCTGGCCTTCTACGGGATGACGGTGAAGGTTTTACGGGGCCTCCCtcgggggaagaggagaggtggtgggggtCAGTGGGTGGGGAAGCCCCTGATGCTCATCACCGCCGCTCTGCTGGTGTTTGTGGTGTCCTTCATGCCCTACCACGTCATGATGATGACCCTAGTGTTTATGAGGATCAACGACCAGGTGACTCCGGCCAACGTGCACGTCCTCTATGCCTCCTATGAGTTCTTTGAGGCCATGTGTAGTGTGAGCAGCTGCCTGGACCCAGTGCTGTACATCCTGGCTAGTGACAGGTTCCAGAAGAGACTGCAGGCCCTCAGGAGGGGCCAATATAGGGGACTGTGCTGTAGGCGTAGCAGGAGGGTAGCGGTGGAGGGCTGA